The genomic interval TAATTCATTAGCCATTCTTCCAAAGATGTAATTCAGAATCACTTATTTCTCTAAccataagaagaagaagaagaaatgggttTCTTCTTTGAAAtgtatgaattattattatggttTATACACAGAATCACCAATAATGCTGTCGACCCACCTATAAAGCGCAAACTACTACTActtccaccaccaccaacaCTACAATacgattatagaaaatatattttacataaaaatattttttattatgtatgttaaatttatttagtaattactaaaaaaaatcacgtgacttcttatttaggattattcaaataatctttctcatctttaaataaatttatgtagaACCTTATaggtaagaaaaaataattcatatatcctttaatatattttaaaaaaattaataaataatttaataaaaattttgaaatgtatCTCACTCTTAtcttaactatatatatatatatatattttatatcttaattaaaaatatatttcaattttattttaataaaatcttatcttgttcatttcaACGGACACTaacttaatatataatttatcaatttaggtGAAAAGTAAAACAAGCCCAGTGggtaattaatcaaatattaatatcATGCGAGAAACCTAGGAAGCCCTATTTTGTAACCAAATGTTTTCACATCTTCTTGAACCTGGAATCTGAACTCTTTAAAGCTAAACTTCCTATATACTGACGGCTCAACACAGCTCTCTATCACAGTTTCAAAGGACGGGCAGAAGAAATATGCAGTAGAAAACCTCTCCACCGCCTTGTTGGCGACCACCCGGTGTTCAACGCTCCTGTAAACGCCATTGCTCCACGCCTGCATTGCAGATACACCATGTCAAATTGATTAATTCATGTACAAATCTTACATTAATAATGGCTTCATTAATTATTAGCTAGTGAGGCGatggagaatatatatatatatttatcaattatatatatatatgtgcctgaAATAAGTCACCGATGTTGATAATGAGAGCTTCTGGGCGGGGCTTAACGGCGATCCACTTGCCGTCTTTGACCAGCTGCAATCCTCCGATCTCATCCTGATGCAATATTGTGAGGAAGTCACTGTCGGTGTGAGGAATCAAGCCGAAGACCTCAGAAGACATTGGACATGGCGGGTATCTGTTCATCCGGAGATAGCAAGTGCTTGGCACACAATTCTCTTTGAAAAATGTGGACTTGTGACCCAGGTCTTCTGCCAAGATTTCTGCAAGTGTTTGGGCTAGCTCAGAAACTGTTGTGGCGAACTGTTCCATGGTTGAGCTGaacaattaattaagaaattattaaaagatataGAAGAAATATAACAGTAATAACCCTTAACACTGACGCCCTAATTCAGAAAGGATCCAATTAACTATATATCAAACGCTAATCCAAGGGATTATTCACTCAAACTAATAGAGATCTTGCATGAGAGGGTAATGAAGTTATTAAGTAAAATCCAGTACTGTACTGTACTATTGGTTATGGTGGTGGACTCGCTTGATGAATCAATAGACCACTGAGTTGGACCCATTAACGGGCACGTCAAGTCCTATTCTTCTGTCAAAACTGCTTTGCCAGACTCTTCCAGTTCATCCACATGAGACCTTCACGTGACCTTGTGGTGGCATTTCGCGTACTATacatccacacacacacacacacacatatatatatatacatgcatacaactagatatatatatatatagagagagagagagagagagagagcattgcATGCAAATGCACGTACATGAAGGCTTTAATTTGAGGGTACGAGTAATATGCAGTAGGTTTCCGAAGGGACACAGGGAAATTAAGGGCATGTTCTCTTGGCAGTGTCACTCAAGAGTCTCACAGTTGCGACAATTATAAATGACAGAGAAAGAAtaatcctcctcctcctcctcctcctcttcttcttcttcactctaccatatatataattaacaaaCTCGATCCTTCTTTGCAAGGTATTTTGCATAATTGGATTGCCACCATTACAAGGCTATCCAGCTATATACCAAGTTTGATGGGTTGtttcattttgataatttttgtttttaaggtGTTCTGTTGATGACAGCACAATCAGCTATTCCATTGCTTTAATTTGTGGAACGTTTCTTTCCAACAACATATCGCTTTCCATCTCTGAATAGACCATTGGTCTTCAGCCAATCATTCCTTACCTTTCTTGGGGTGGTGTTGCGGCAAAATCGTCCAATTCAATGCTACCATAATTAACAACTAATCAGGTCAAACGGGTAATCTCctcttaattatatatcaatCCACCAATCAAGCATATGTTTATGTTCAAATCTCATCCATACTAATCATCACAAAAAACCCTTAAATTAGATTCTACCTCAGTCACTTCCCAAAATGCCGAAAACATCACATCACCATCAAGAGATAAAATCTTCTACTTAGAAAAAAGGGTAAAGTAACAGTGATTGATAGTACATGATGCATATCCTGATCATTATCTAAATAACCCACTCAAATTGCTGGCTTCTATATCTCTGCAGTGTACTACCATCAGAAATTGCTTCCATGTGTGTACTGCGATCTCCTAATTTGTCAATTCTAGACAGCCGTCCAATAGCTACCTTCCCTTTGAGCAAGGGGTTTACCATCCAATGATTGAACCAAAACAATCAAAACCATAAATCAAGGAGCCATACGCATAGCCAAAACAAATGCAAACAATATGAGCCCTAAGCCTAACTCCATTccatatatatagaattttttaaaaaaaaaattaacaagatttttatgtaaaacccatgtgaaaaaaatgatataatggAAATTCTTGTGGTATGTATTTGTATACATACATCTTTGGAAAGAATatagttttcttattttcctatttAACAAGATTTTTGACTATATATGTAACAGTTACCctaagaaaagggaaagaaaagaaaaggaaaaaaggagaaGGATATTGGAACTACAAAACAATACGCTTTAGGAGTACAATTTTGCAACTTTTATGGGCCAAAGCTCTGTTctcctagctagctagcttctTCCAGAACTAGCTGATTTCTTCCAAATCTGATCTCCACATGAGACAAAAAGATACCATAAGCTAGAACTTCATGGGTTCACACGATGATTCTCTTGCT from Diospyros lotus cultivar Yz01 chromosome 8, ASM1463336v1, whole genome shotgun sequence carries:
- the LOC127808240 gene encoding gibberellin 2-beta-dioxygenase 8-like — translated: MESSEPPFQEAYKALFDRYYESGYDDGDGDGDDDDDDVNSTAVEECELPLIDLRKLSLGEVERGECKREIARASREWGFFQVVNHEISWEILERMRREQVKVFKGPFGEKINDGYLNFSPGSYRWGTPSPTCLRQLSWSEAFHVPLADISCLGGLTKLGSTMEQFATTVSELAQTLAEILAEDLGHKSTFFKENCVPSTCYLRMNRYPPCPMSSEVFGLIPHTDSDFLTILHQDEIGGLQLVKDGKWIAVKPRPEALIINIGDLFQAWSNGVYRSVEHRVVANKAVERFSTAYFFCPSFETVIESCVEPSVYRKFSFKEFRFQVQEDVKTFGYKIGLPRFLA